CTGGCGTACGTCGGCCAGGTGAAGGTTGCCGGCGATCGTCCGCAGGTGCTCCACGGCGCGGGCACCGCCCACCATTCCGTAGGAGACGAAGCCGACCGCCTTGTTGGCCCACTCGGCGTACAGGTAGTCGATGGCGTTCTTCAGCACGCCGGGAATGCTGTGGTTGTACTCGGGCGTCACGATGACGAAGCCGTCGAAGGACGCGATGGTGCTGGCCCACTGCTTGGTGTGCTCGTTCTGGTAGTTGCCGAACGCGGGCGGGAACGGTTCGTCGAAGTAGGGCAGCGGGAAGTCGCGAAGGTCGATGAGCTCGAAGGTGGCGTCGTCACGGCGCGAGGCGTGATCCCACACCCATCGGGCCACCTGCTCACTGTTCCGATCCGGGCGCGAGCTGCCCACGATGATGCCGATCCGGGTCATGACGGTCTTCTTTCAGTTGCGCTGCGGGCCGACAAGGGAGGACGCCCCGCCGAATCGAGTTGATGTGTCTACTGGAGAGATTACGCCATCGAGTAGATATGTCAACTCACTGGTAGAGTGGCCTCATGGCGCAGCTTGGATTGACCGAACGTGAGCTCCGCGCGTGGCGGACGTCCTTCCGGATGGTGGAGTCGTTGCGGACCCGCATCGAGCAGCAGCTACAGGCCAGCAGTGGCCTGTCCAACGCCGACTACACCGTGCTCGCCCTGCTGTCCGAGGCGCCCGGCGGGCGGATGCGCTCCTACGAGCTCGGGCGGGCCGCCGGCTGGGAGAAGAGCCGCATGCACCACCAGCTCGTCCGGATGCACCGCCGGGGCCTGGTCGCCCGCGAACGGTGTGGCTCTCGCGGCATCTACTCGGTTCTCACCGAGGAGGGGCTCGCCGCGCTCAAACAGGCCGTGCCCGGGCACGCCGAAGAGGTCCGGCGCCTGTTCGTGGACCGGCTGACGCCCGACGAGCTCGATCAGTTCGCCGATTTGGCCGCCAAGATCCTCGACAACCTGGAAGCGGACGAGCAGCCCCCTTGACGCGACCCCTCTCTGTCAGACTGCATGCGTGAACGGGTCCGCGCCATCCTGGTGGAGGGCGATCACCTGCGCACCATCAAGCGGATCAAGCCAAGTCGGCAGCCCTACTGGGTACTGCCCGGCGGAGGCGTCGAGACCGACGACGCTTCCCTGGAGCAGGCGCGCCACCGTGAGCTTCACGAAGAGCTCGCCGCAAGGCCGATGTCCGAGCCCTCGTGCACATCCTCACCACCGAACTGGACCGTCAGTACTTCTTCCTGTCCCACGTTCCGCGAGGCGGTGCTGCGGGTTCGCGTGAAGGACGGTGAACAGCGGGCCTGGGAGTCGTGGGGCGGTTCCGGGCCGACGAGCGCGGCGTGGTGGACGCCGGGGTCATGGCACCGCTGGACGGCACGTACGAAGGTGCGTCCCCGACCGGCCTGCTGTGGTCGATGCGGCCGGCCGAGCCTCCCCTGGACGCTTCTTCGCCCGCCGCAAGCCGAATCCGCTGCGGATGTCGCTCACGGTGGAGACCGACGGAGCACCGCTGGCCGAGACGCGCTTCGAGCGCACCTTCACAGACCAAGACATTCTCGAACGTACCGCACCGTACGACAGCGGCCTGACGGGCACGCTCTACTCACGGGACGAGGCGGCACCCGGAGTGATCATGCTCGGCGGCTCCGACGGCGGCCGGCTCGACCACTCCGCCGCCCTGCTGGCCACGCGCGGATACACCGTACTGTCGCTCGGCTACTTCGGCGTCGAGGACCGGCCGGCCCACCTCATCCACATCGACCCTCGGTTACTTCTCCCAGGCCATCACCTGGCTCACCGGACGACCAGAAGTGAGCGGACCGCGGGTGGCGATCATCGGGCAGTCCCGTGGCGCGGAACTCGCACTCCCGGTCGGCGCACCGGATGAGCGGTGGCCGCGGTCGTCGCCGTCGCGCCGGGCAGCATACGGCACGCGGGCGTCACCGCCGACAGCCGCGCTTCAAAGGAACCGGCGTGGGACCTGAAGGGCCAGGCTCTGCCGTTCATACAGGCGAAGATGTTGGTGAGGACGTTCTTCCAC
This genomic interval from Nonomuraea helvata contains the following:
- a CDS encoding NAD(P)H-dependent oxidoreductase, encoding MTRIGIIVGSSRPDRNSEQVARWVWDHASRRDDATFELIDLRDFPLPYFDEPFPPAFGNYQNEHTKQWASTIASFDGFVIVTPEYNHSIPGVLKNAIDYLYAEWANKAVGFVSYGMVGGARAVEHLRTIAGNLHLADVRQQVTLHLLTEFEDFTVFKPGDYNLEALDSMLGQVVDWSTALTPLRATPTVSAS
- a CDS encoding MarR family winged helix-turn-helix transcriptional regulator, whose amino-acid sequence is MAQLGLTERELRAWRTSFRMVESLRTRIEQQLQASSGLSNADYTVLALLSEAPGGRMRSYELGRAAGWEKSRMHHQLVRMHRRGLVARERCGSRGIYSVLTEEGLAALKQAVPGHAEEVRRLFVDRLTPDELDQFADLAAKILDNLEADEQPP